A genome region from Sebastes umbrosus isolate fSebUmb1 chromosome 22, fSebUmb1.pri, whole genome shotgun sequence includes the following:
- the LOC119482257 gene encoding zinc finger protein 37 homolog — protein METRAFLREELQLFPANMDHVISNTWMGVKPEETAGPEHLRVSPGQQSPAVRVETCWISETRTRSPFQKAALTNSEMEKFSVPEQLIRVCSIKCEDENSLHHWSSDTTIHHGNRDQDQGQEHYKSETEEDQQNPDLRSNKVPRKPAAGSSSDPTDVQALKECYIPLTRVRISSAMLAALDAVGRSAAVPKGQKKQRGRKRLIHQRVHTGEKPYSCDECGAAFTRSGHL, from the exons atggaaaccagAGCATTCCTCAGAGAAGAGCTGCAGCTGTTTCCAGCAAACATGGACCATGTTATCAGCAATACGTGGATGGGAGTAAAACCAGAGGAGACAGCAGGACCTGAACATCTACGTGTGAGTCCAGGACAACAGAGTCCAGCAGTCAGAGTGGAGACCTGCTGGATCtcagagaccaggaccaggagccCGTTTCAGAAAGCAGCTTTAACAAACTCTGAGATGGAAAAGTTTTCAGTtccagaacagctgatcagagtttGTTCAATCAAATGTGAGGATGAAAACAGCCTTCATCACTGGAGCTCCGATACTacgattcaccatggcaacag AGACCAGGACCAAGGCCAGGAGCACTACAAGAGCGAAACGGAGGAGGACCAGCAGAACCCGGACCTGCGGAGCAACAAGGTCCCCAGAAAACCAGCAGCAGGCTCGTCCTCTGATCCCACCGATGTTCAG gcGTTGAAGGAGTGTTACATCCCGCTGACACGTGTCAGGATCAGCAGTGCGATGTTGGCTGCGTTGGACGCCGTTGGACGCTCAGCAGCTGTTCCAAAAGGCCAAAAG aaacagagaggaagaaagagactGATTCATCAGAgagttcacactggagagaaaccctacagctgtgatgaatgtggagcagctttcactaGATCTGGTCACCTGTAA
- the LOC119482084 gene encoding LOW QUALITY PROTEIN: zinc finger protein 665-like (The sequence of the model RefSeq protein was modified relative to this genomic sequence to represent the inferred CDS: inserted 1 base in 1 codon; substituted 1 base at 1 genomic stop codon) — protein sequence MDAVRSSAAVPKGQKKRRRRKGLIHRKVHTGEKPYSCDECGKTFTFQRSLKIHQRIHTGEKPYSCDECGAAFTQSAHLKTHQCIHTGEKPYSCDECGAAFTQSGYLRVHXKHHTGEKPYSCDECGAAFTTSSYLKTHQRIHTGEKPYSCDECGKTFTFQSSLKIHQCCHTGEKLYRCDQYGKTFSLDSSLKVHQRIHTGEKPYSCDVCGAAFTTSVALKIHQCIHPGEKPYSCDECGAAFTQSGDLKIHQRIHTGEKPYSCDECGAAFTTASVLKIHXRIHTGEKPHRCDQCGTTFADRSSLKKHQRIHTGEKPYSCDECGAAFTQSGTLKTHQRIHTGEKPYSCDECGAAFTESGNLKIRQRIHTGEKPYSCDECGAAFTTSSNLKTHQRIHTGEKPYWCDQCGKSFSHDSHLKTHQRLHTGEKPYRCDQCGKTFSKGGNLKRHQLIHTASL from the exons ATGGACGCCGTTAGAAGCTCAGCAGCTGTTCCAAAAGGCCAAAAG aaaaggagaagaagaaaaggactGATTCATCGGAAagttcacactggagagaaaccctacagctgtgatgaatgtggaaaAACATTCACTTTTCAGCGTTCCCTCAAAAtccaccaacgcattcacactggagagaaaccgtacagctgtgatgaatgtggagcagctttcactcAATCAGCTCACctgaaaacacatcaatgcattcacactggagagaaaccctacagttgtgatgaatgtggagcagctttcactcAATCAGGTTACCTGAGAGTAC CGAAGcatcacactggagagaaaccctacagctgtgatgaatgtggagcagctttcactacATCAAGTTACCTGAAAacacatcaacgcattcacactggagagaaaccctacagctgtgatgaatgtgggaaaactttcacttttcagagtTCCCTCAAAATCCACCAATGCtgtcacacaggagagaaactgTACCGGTGTGACCAATATGGTAAAACTTTTTCTCTGGATAGTTCCCTGAAAGtccaccaacgcattcacactggagagaaaccgtacagcTGTGATgtatgtggagcagctttcactacATCGGTTGCCCTGAAAATACATCAATGCATTCAccctggagagaaaccctacagctgtgatgaatgtggagcagctttcactcAATCAGGTGACCTGAAAAtacatcaacgcattcacactggagagaaaccctacagctgtgatgaatgtggagcagctttcactacAGCAAGCGTCCTGAAAATACATTAAcgtattcacactggagagaaaccgcacaggtgtgaccaatgtgggaCAACTTTTGCTGATCGTAGTTCCCTTAAAAAAC atcaacgcattcacactggagagaaaccctacagctgtgatgaatgtggagcagctttcactcAATCAGGTACCCTGAAAacacatcaacgcattcacactggagagaaaccctacagctgtgatgaatgtggagcagctttcactgAATCTGGTAACCTGAAAATAcgtcaacgcattcacactggagagaaaccctacagctgtgatgaatgtggagcagcttttACTACATCAAGTAACCTGAAAacacatcaacgcattcacactggagagaaaccgtactggtgtgaccaatgtggCAAATCTTTTTCTCATGATAGTCACCTTAAAACACACCAACGtcttcacactggagagaaaccgtaccggtgtgaccaatgtggtaAAACTTTTTCTAAGGGTGGTAACCTTAAAAGACACCAACTCATTCACACTGCATCGTTGTGA